In the genome of Mogibacterium neglectum, the window AGGTGATTGCAATGAATGATGATTTTACAAAGAGACTAGCTATGATAAAAACCTTACTATTTTTTAGACCGATAGTTAGGTTTATATGCAAACCACTTCTAATATTATTCGGAATAGGTGTAGCAGCATGGATATTTAATATTGTGAAATTCAGAGCTGGTGCAACAATTCCAATACTGATTATGTTTGTTGTATTAGCATCTACGTTATTAGGGTATGACACCTTAATATTCAAATTAGCTAAAGATGATATAGATGTACGTTTATAATAAGCGATTAAGAGAGCCTGCAAGCTCTCTTTTTTATTTGGAGAATCAATGAATGAATAAATACGCAAAGATGAAAGAAGTGGCTAACAGAGAAACAGAGTTTAGAAATGAACAAGCAGCCCTTCATGAAAAACACAAAGACATAGATCAAAATAAAGTTATAGTAGAAAAGAGTATGGCAGTTAAGCATACCTATTCCTTTATAAAAAGTATATGCAGAACAATAGTAGGAGTTCTGTTTATACTACTTGCTGCAATAGGGGTAATTACACTTATTTACCCTGAACTTAGGACGGAGCTTATATCCATACTATCAACAATTTATAATGAAATATCCAGTATGGTTTAGAAGGTAGGAATTAATGATTAATGTAGGGAAAACTGAACTGAAGAAGTTTGTACATGAATATATTAAAGAAAATAGCAGCCTGTTAGAAAAAGAAGAAATAAAGGAAGCTATTAATAATGATACATATTCATCACAGATGGAAGCTGAACTTGATAAGCTAAAGGAAGAATTTAGCTTATATGTAGCTGATAACGATTATGAAATTATCAGCCTTAATGCAGATAATTTAGATCGCATTAAGAGAGTTGCAAAACGATATGTAGATGTTGATCTTGAAGATGATCTTATTAATGAGTATCTTCAAGGCATTTTAGAAAGGATAAACTGTAATGAGTAGAAACTTAGTAATTCTTGCAGAAAAGGCAAACGCTGCGGAAGCATATGCTGAAGCTATAGGCGTTAAGAATTTACATAAGAATAGAGATGGCTTTTTAGAAGGGGAAGTAAGTTTTTCAATTGGTTCTAGAGAAGAACCAGTACATGTTGAAATTGCACATTCACAAGGTCATTGCCTAAGACTTTTAGATCCAGAAGAAATTGATGAAAATTATAAGAAATGGGATGTTGCAATGCTGCCTATTCCATTTGATGATAATAAGCTGAAAGCTATAGATGATTACAAAGAGAGAAAGCTTAATGCTATTAAGAAAGCTCTTGGAGCTGCGGATTATATCATTAATGCTGGTGATTCTGGAAGGGAAGGCGAATTAATACAGCGTTGGATATTAAAAGAAGCTGGAAAAGAAAGAAATGTATATCGTCTATGGACTAGCAGCTTAACTATAGCAGCTATAAAAAAGGCATATGATAATCTGTTAAATGATCCGACTTCTAAAGAAATGCTTGATAACCTATATGCTTCTGGTAAAGCAAGAGCAATAATGGATAAGTATATTGGATTTAATTATTCGAGGCTTATATCTTTAACAAAGACTGCCGGTGTAACTGTAAATTATGGCAGATGCAAATCTCCATTAACTCACGCTATTATTGAGCGAGATTTAGAAATTGAGAATTTTGTTAAAAGACCATTCTCTTACATAAAGCTAAAATTAGGTAACGAGATTACATTTAATGGGGTACTAATTTCTGATAATGGAGAAAAGCTAGAGTTCGATAATCATGTTGCAGCTGCGGAAGTTTTAGAAAAATTGCAACATGAAGCGAAGGTTATATCTGTAAAAAAGGAAAATGGTGTAGATAATCCACCTAAGCCTTTTGATATACTTACTATCCAAAAGGAAATGAGTAAGAAATATGACTATGAAGCAGATGTTACACTTTCAATTTGCCAAGATCTTTATGATAAGCGCAAGATACTATCTTATCCAAGGACTGATTCTAGATATTTAACAGCTGATCTAAAAGAGGAACTTAAAGATACAGTAAAGGCTCTCGACTTTGGAGAATTTAAACAGTATGTATCAAGCTGTTGTGTGAGAGAGATTCCGAATAGGTATTTTAATGATAAGAAGGTCATAGATCATCACGGACTAATCCCTGTAGTTCCACAAGGTGGAATTGAAACAAAATATGAAAAACTTAATGAAGCTGAAAAGAATGTATATGATGCTATTATTAAGAATTTCATTTCTCTTTTTATGGAAAGCTCTAGATATGAGAAGACAGAAATAATAACTGAAGCTTCTGGTTATAAGATAAAATCAAAGCTTAAAAACGTAACTGAGATTGGATATAAGGCACTATTTAAGGATGATGCTGTAGAAACAGATGATGTTGATATACTTTCGATAGGCAGCATCAATGAAGGGGAGCTTATTCCAATTAATGAAAAAGAAATAGTTGATACTGAGACGAAACCTAAACAGCATTTTACAACAGCTTCACTTCTTGATTTTATGAAGATACATAACATAGGAACTGGTGCAACTAGAGACGGAATTATAAAAGAACTTACAGAGAAAAAGGGGCATAATGTTTCTAGCACTGTTAAGAAAGAAGGTAAATACTTTATATCTACAGAATTTGGACGATCCATGGATGCTGTTATACCAGATAGGTTAAAGTCTATTGAATTTTTATCTGAAGTAGATGGTAAACTGGCAGATGTAGAAAATGGCAAACTATCTTTTGATGACTTTATGGCTGATGTACAAGCAAAATTCAAAGCAGATTTAATTGAAATGGCAAGCAATACAGAAGTCTTGATTGAAAATAAAAGAGAAGAAAAAGAATTGTTTGATTGTCCTTGCTGCGGAAATAAGCTTGTAGATAAAGGTTGGGGATATGCTTGTAAAGGATGGAAAAAAGACGGATCTGGCTGCAACTTCAATTTGCCTAAAAAGATTAGCGGTAAAATTCTATCTGAGAAAGTTCTTTTGGAGCTTTTGACATATAAGACTACAAAGAAAGAAATAAAAGGTTTTAAAAGTCAGAAGTCAGGTAAAAAATATAATGCTAGGCTGAAACTTGATATTGTAGATGGTAAATCAAAGATTTCTTATATTTTTGATAACTAACTTGTATGCTAGTTGGGGTTAAAGTATATGGGAATGAAAAATGATACTCAAGGAGGTTGAAAAATCACATGGGAAGGAAAAGGAAGATACAGGATGGCGATAAATTCGGCTACTGGACAGTTCTCTCCAAAGCAGATAAAAGGCGTTATCTGTGCCGCTGTCAGTGCGGTACAGTAAAAGCTGTTGATTATGGCAGTCTTTTATCTGGCTCGTCAAAGTCCTGCGGATGCTTGTATCGAGCTGAGCGCAGAAAAATAGACGAGAAAAGAATCGATGCGCGGTTTTTAGGGCGCAAACTTGGGCGATTAACGCCGATCAAAAGGTTGCCTGGTACACCAGATTCAGTCAGGAGCCTTAAGTATCTGTGCAGGTGCGATTGTGGCAAGGAAATCGTCATGACTGTGGAACAACTAAAAAAAGCAAGGTCGTGCGGTTGTTTGCGCAGGGAGAATTCTGCCGTGCTGATGGACAGTATCAAGGAAGCTGGTTATGATAAAATCCAAGATGCTAGGATAGACGGTACTATAACATATAGCCTCGTTCAGAAAACAAGAAGAAACAATACATCTGGGATCAAGGGTGTTAGCCGTCTGAAAAACGGCAAGTACCGAGCGTATTTGAACCTCAGAAGGACTCAAATCAACCTCGGGTATTATGACACTCTTGAAGAAGCTGCACTCGCACGTCGTGAAGGGGAAAAGCTCTACTATAAGCCAATACTTGAGAAAGTAAAAAATAAAAATTGAGGGGGCAGTTAAGCCCTCTCAATTTTGCCCTCTATTTGAAGTCTTATAGAAGAATTAAATCAAATTATCATTATTTAACTATTAAGAAAAAGCATTTCTTGGCCAAACACCAGCGTTTCAAGTTCCTTGAAAACACATGGGTTTAGCCATTATAAGATTGTCATTTTATAAATAAGTAGAGTTAAGAAAAGGCATTTTGCTTTTTCTTTTTTTATTGAAGCGAAAGGAGAGAAATATATGAATATTTCAGAAACACAGAAAGTTAAAGTTTTTAAAGTTAATGAACATGAGAAAAGAAAAAATACCATGCAAGTGCATATATCTTCCTATGAGGGAAAAGATAAAAATGATGATGCTGTATATAGCTCTTGGTTTGCTAACTTTGTTGGAACTGCATACACGAAAGCTAAAGAGGAACTTAAAGAGGGTGACTACATACAGTTAACTAACGGTAAGATTGAAAACATTTATAGTAAGGAAAAAGGGAAAGCTTTTCTTGAAGTAATTGTTTTCGATTTTGATATTTTGCCTGAAAAGGATGGAAGCAACTAATGTTCTTAACCGAACAAGAGTTAAAAGATACCTTTTGGAAAAATTACAATTATTCTGGACGAGCTATAAGGTATCAATTTGAGAGCAGTATAAGAGAAGGTAATGCTGATCTGGTGACAGTAGAAATGTTCCAGAATAATGTTCAGTTTAATTCTTTTGAATTTAAACTGTCAGATATTAAGAAAGCTATAGTGCAAGCAGAACACAATTCAAAGTATGTTCACAAGTCATGGATCGTTATTCCTGAAGAAAAGAAAAAACTAATTCAAGACAAGTACACGAACATACTAAATGAAATTAAATATGTGGGAGTAATCACTGTAGAAGAAGGTGGTAAATGGACTATGATACACCGTCCATTTTATAGAAATAGGGTAGAACTTAATCAGGAAATTTTGAAGCTTATGCTTCTAAAATTTTAGTAAAGGTGGGATGTTAGGGCTTAGCCCTCATCCCTTTTTTATTTTTCGCTCTGCGAATAAATAAAGAGCATAAGGGAAAACTGATAGCACGGAACGTGCTACGTTGGCAGTGCCAACGGTTTTATATGCTTGCATAAATTCTTATAAATACGGTTTATAACCGTATGAAATTATAACGAATTTATGGCAATACGGTTTATAACCGTATCATTTTATGCGGTAGAAATCTATATAGAGGAGACGGAAATGGCAAGAAAAGAATACAATTTACCAGAACAGACAATAGACACCATCCACGAAGTTATGAAAGAAACTGGTTTTAAATATGAGGTGGATGCAGTCATTTTCATGATAAACGAATATAACGAATATAGAAAACGAGAGCTAGATTTGACTAAATATTCAGAAATGACCGCTGATTTAGTTACAGAAAAATTAGACAAGCATTTTACAAGACTTCGATTAGGATTAAGGACAGCTGAACAGAACTCTATAATTATGAAAGACATAACCAATACACTTTTGTTTAAGCTTTTACCATCTAAGAATGAAATGTTGATGCCGGCTGAAGGACGATTTAAACATACCGTATTAGTAGAAGCTGAAGATAATCTATCTGAAAAGATAACAAAGGCGAAACAAGAAAAAGACAATCTGAAGGCTCAGAGAGGTATTGAGTAATGAGAAGTGAAGTATTATATGTAAGAGGGGTTTCCGAATATACAAAGACAACTCTTGAAAAGATAGCTAGGACTAAAGGAATAAGCACAAACGAGCTTGTAAATAAAATACTTGCTGATTATGTAAAAGCTCCAGAGCTTAGGAATTTAGATAATAAGTATATAGAGCTAACAGACAAGATGATAGCCTTATATAAGGCACAGGCAGATAGATTAGCCGAAACTTTAGCCGAACAAAGCGAACTTATAAGAGAACTACTGGATAGACAAGATATTTAAACCACTTTAAAAAGAAAGAGGAAAATCCTATGGTTGGAATTGTTGCAGTGACAAGATTTTGTACTTCAGGAAGTAAAGCTTTTTCTGAGTATATTAATTACATAGATAGAGATAATGCGACCAGAAAAGACAAGATGGATCAATACAACCTATTTGAAGAATATCTAGGTTATATGGAAAACGAAGAAAAAACGGTGGTAGATGATTATAAAAATAATACTACTGAAGAAGTCAGTGCTTTATTTACCAGAGATAAAGACCATCTTTCGCTGGATGAAAAAACAAAAATTAAAGACTTATTTAAAGCTGCACAGAACAATGAATCCAATATGTGGCAAACCGTTATATCTTTCGATAATCGTTATTTAGAACAAATTGGTGTATATAAGGACAAGATCTTAGACGAAAAGAAGCTAATAACATCTAGTAGAGCTGCCATTGATGCCATGCTACATAAAGAAGGACTAGATAACGCTGTATGGACTGCTTCTTTTCATTACAATACAGACAATATACATATCCATATTGCAACTATTGAACCAACTCCGATGAGAGAAAAGAAAATATATCGTGAGTGGGTTAGAAATCCTGATGGAAGAATTAAAATGCAGCGTAATCAAGATACAGGCAAGTTGGAAAAAGTTCCGTTGCTCGATGAAAATGGTAATCAGGTACTGAAAGAGCAGTATAAAGGAACTTTTAAACAGTCAAGTATAGAAACACTAAAAAGCACAATGGTTAGTGAACTTGAAACAGACAAGGAGCAGATGATTGAAATATCCAGTATGCTCAGAGATATTATAAAAGACAAAAAAGATACCTCTTTGCTAAATAACGACAAGTTCAAAGAGCGATTAATTAACTTATACAAAGAAATAAAGGCTACAGGAACGGAAAGAAGATACTGGAACTATAATCAGAAAACGCTACACCATTTAAAGGGCGAAATTGACGATTTAAGCGACTTTTTTATATCTTCCTACCACCAAGACGAATTCAAGCAAATAGTGTCTGAAATCGAAGATTTACAGGCAAAATTTGCTAATACATATGGTGGCAACAACTCATATTTAGAAAACAAACTATATAATCCCAAAGATGGACTATATCCAAGACTAGGTAACGCAATACTTAAAGAACTGCAAACATATGATAGGGCAAGATCTAACCAGCTAAAAACGGTCAGCGAAGCGATAGAAATGCTTGATAAGACAAGTTCAAAATACGATCCTAAGACTGCAATATTTAAGCTGGAGAAAGCATCTGAAATGGGAAATTCTTTTGCTCAAAATAGATTAGGGCTTATGTATCTAAAGGGTGAGTTTGTTAAAAAGGATAAGGTGCGTGCTATGAATTACTTTAATCGATCTGCCGCTAACGGAAACAGGTTTGGTTCTATGATGTTAAGCAAGAAAGAGGTTTATAGCACTAAAGACTATGGAAGAAATTATCACGTCAGCAGATACATTGAAAGATCCACCAACAGACTAAGAAGAAACCTAGAGCAGAATTATGAATCGTGGAAAAATAAAGCTGCTTATGAGGAATTACAGCGTGATATAAGCAAGAGAACAGATGACTATGAATTATCTTAAAGGATTGATATGGGAGAAAAATTTAAGCACCTAACTTATAGTGACCGACTAACAATAGAACGGATGCTCTTAAAGAACTTTTCAAAGAAAGACATAGCAGCGGCTATAGGCTGTAGCCTTAGGACAATCTATTATGAAATTAAAAGAGCAACTTATGTGCATACAAATACAGATTTAACTACTGAAATTAGGTATGATCCAGAAATTGCTAATGCCAATTACAAGGATAAATTAAAAGCAAAAGGGAGAACACCTAAACTCATATCTGATCTTGAATTTAAAAAATATGTTGAAACAATGATAGTACAGTACAAATATAGCCCTGAAGCCGTACTTCTTGGTATTAAGGAAGATGGGCTATATTTTGATGAAATGGTATTTTCTCATACAACTTTATATACAGGAATAAAGAGAGGTTACTTTGAGAATCTTAGTATGGTTGACTTGCCTAGACATGGGAAAAGTAACAAAAGAAAGAAGAAGAAAGTTGTTCAAAAACGGATTGCTCCTGGTACATCTATTGAAAAGAGAGATAGAACGGTACTTGGTCGAGAGACCTTTGGAAACTGGGAAATGGATTCCGTAGTTGGAAAATCCACCAACAAGAAAACAGCACTTGCTCTAACAGAACGAAAAACACGATATGAAATTATTGAAGTGCTGAAAGCTCACACTGCTGATGAAGTGGCTAAAGCTCTTAATCGAATAGAAAAGCGGCTTGGTGCTAGTTTTTATTCGGTTTTTCAAACAATTACTGTGGATAACGGATCTGAATTTAAGGACTTTGAAGCTCTTGAAAAAGCGATAAATCGTGTTGGTAATAGAACTAAAATCTATTATTGTCATGCCAGATCACCACAGGAACGTGGCTCTAATGAAAATGCAAATTTATTAATCAGAAGATGGTTGCCAAAAGGATCAGATTTTGACAAGATCCTTACCAGAGACAAAGTTAAGAACGTGGAAGAATGGATAAACTTCTACCCAAGACGATTGTTTAAAGGCAAGTGTTCGTTCGTATTATTTCAAGAAGAATTAGCATTATTATGATATCTACAAAGTTATCCACAATTACACATTCCTATTCAAATATAAGGAGATATTGCCAATAATATCCCCTTAATTTCTGTTTGTTGATTTATATTTTTAATTCTATGACATTAGATATTCTAGTTTCTACTATATATATTAATGTTTAGTATATTTAATATTTACCCTATATTCATATATAATTGACTTAATTTTAATATTTTTAATTTATTTGGAAATTAACTATTGACATTTAAGATTTACACACAAAAAATATAAGTATTGAATATAATAATTATACGGTATATTATGAAATTTACATATGTTTTATAGTTTGTTTGGGTAGGTTTTATTCTTTTCTTGAGTTCTTTTTATGGCATAGCCATCTTTTTATTTCTTATTTTAAAGTTAAAGAATTATAAAATATAAAATTTGACAATTCAAATATTCAAATTATATACTATTGAAAAATTCCGTATGGGGCGCACTTACAGACACACTTCGTATATCTATTTTAGTGCAGTCTGCGACGCTGAAAGGATTTTTCAATATGGCAATATTCAGTATGGAAAGTCCTAGTAAATTTTCGAGGGAGCTTAGCATATGAATACAATTACGAAAGAGATAATCCTAGAAAGACTTAATTGCTTTAAGGAAAGAGTTGACGAATTGGGTGGAATTACCTGCAAAATAGTATGCAAGGAAGCTGCAACAGAAAAAGAAATACTAGAACTTGAAAAGGAATTAGGGCTAAGCTACCGGATGACTTAAGGTGGGTACTTCTTAATGTATCGTCGCATTTAGAATTTTTCTGGAATCTCTATCATGAAGACGAAGAACTTTTAGAGTTACCAAAAGAGTTAGTGGAAATTTTTTCGGGTAATTT includes:
- the mobP2 gene encoding MobP2 family relaxase, with translation MVGIVAVTRFCTSGSKAFSEYINYIDRDNATRKDKMDQYNLFEEYLGYMENEEKTVVDDYKNNTTEEVSALFTRDKDHLSLDEKTKIKDLFKAAQNNESNMWQTVISFDNRYLEQIGVYKDKILDEKKLITSSRAAIDAMLHKEGLDNAVWTASFHYNTDNIHIHIATIEPTPMREKKIYREWVRNPDGRIKMQRNQDTGKLEKVPLLDENGNQVLKEQYKGTFKQSSIETLKSTMVSELETDKEQMIEISSMLRDIIKDKKDTSLLNNDKFKERLINLYKEIKATGTERRYWNYNQKTLHHLKGEIDDLSDFFISSYHQDEFKQIVSEIEDLQAKFANTYGGNNSYLENKLYNPKDGLYPRLGNAILKELQTYDRARSNQLKTVSEAIEMLDKTSSKYDPKTAIFKLEKASEMGNSFAQNRLGLMYLKGEFVKKDKVRAMNYFNRSAANGNRFGSMMLSKKEVYSTKDYGRNYHVSRYIERSTNRLRRNLEQNYESWKNKAAYEELQRDISKRTDDYELS
- a CDS encoding type IA DNA topoisomerase gives rise to the protein MSRNLVILAEKANAAEAYAEAIGVKNLHKNRDGFLEGEVSFSIGSREEPVHVEIAHSQGHCLRLLDPEEIDENYKKWDVAMLPIPFDDNKLKAIDDYKERKLNAIKKALGAADYIINAGDSGREGELIQRWILKEAGKERNVYRLWTSSLTIAAIKKAYDNLLNDPTSKEMLDNLYASGKARAIMDKYIGFNYSRLISLTKTAGVTVNYGRCKSPLTHAIIERDLEIENFVKRPFSYIKLKLGNEITFNGVLISDNGEKLEFDNHVAAAEVLEKLQHEAKVISVKKENGVDNPPKPFDILTIQKEMSKKYDYEADVTLSICQDLYDKRKILSYPRTDSRYLTADLKEELKDTVKALDFGEFKQYVSSCCVREIPNRYFNDKKVIDHHGLIPVVPQGGIETKYEKLNEAEKNVYDAIIKNFISLFMESSRYEKTEIITEASGYKIKSKLKNVTEIGYKALFKDDAVETDDVDILSIGSINEGELIPINEKEIVDTETKPKQHFTTASLLDFMKIHNIGTGATRDGIIKELTEKKGHNVSSTVKKEGKYFISTEFGRSMDAVIPDRLKSIEFLSEVDGKLADVENGKLSFDDFMADVQAKFKADLIEMASNTEVLIENKREEKELFDCPCCGNKLVDKGWGYACKGWKKDGSGCNFNLPKKISGKILSEKVLLELLTYKTTKKEIKGFKSQKSGKKYNARLKLDIVDGKSKISYIFDN
- a CDS encoding IS30 family transposase; translated protein: MGEKFKHLTYSDRLTIERMLLKNFSKKDIAAAIGCSLRTIYYEIKRATYVHTNTDLTTEIRYDPEIANANYKDKLKAKGRTPKLISDLEFKKYVETMIVQYKYSPEAVLLGIKEDGLYFDEMVFSHTTLYTGIKRGYFENLSMVDLPRHGKSNKRKKKKVVQKRIAPGTSIEKRDRTVLGRETFGNWEMDSVVGKSTNKKTALALTERKTRYEIIEVLKAHTADEVAKALNRIEKRLGASFYSVFQTITVDNGSEFKDFEALEKAINRVGNRTKIYYCHARSPQERGSNENANLLIRRWLPKGSDFDKILTRDKVKNVEEWINFYPRRLFKGKCSFVLFQEELALL